From Micromonospora rifamycinica, a single genomic window includes:
- a CDS encoding S1 family peptidase, protein MRLRSTLAVLTTALAGVLATASGATAAPAGPQPIIGGSTVSSAPWAAAVFSNGSFTCSGSVIAAQWVLTARHCVSGTMSVRVGSVYYASGGTTRSVSASYTRNDLALLRLASTVTNTPVSLASSNPPVGSTNTIYGWGMTCYSGCGASSQLKTASVQVTSTNATDAYGGQAIRSTRINGNAWRGDSGGPQFYNGRQVGVASTADGSSIQNYGSVAYNRAWITSTAGV, encoded by the coding sequence ATGCGCCTCCGGTCCACCCTCGCCGTGCTGACCACCGCCCTCGCCGGTGTCCTGGCCACCGCCTCCGGGGCCACCGCCGCCCCGGCCGGTCCGCAACCGATCATCGGCGGCAGCACCGTCTCCTCCGCCCCCTGGGCCGCCGCCGTCTTCAGCAACGGGTCGTTCACCTGCTCCGGCAGCGTCATCGCGGCCCAGTGGGTCCTCACCGCCCGGCACTGCGTCAGCGGCACCATGTCCGTCCGGGTCGGCAGCGTCTACTACGCCTCCGGCGGCACCACCCGTAGCGTCAGCGCCTCCTACACGCGCAACGACCTCGCCCTGCTCCGACTCGCCAGCACCGTCACCAACACCCCCGTCAGCCTGGCCAGCAGCAACCCGCCGGTCGGCTCCACCAACACCATCTACGGCTGGGGCATGACCTGCTACAGCGGCTGCGGGGCGTCCAGCCAGCTCAAGACCGCCTCGGTGCAGGTGACCAGCACCAACGCCACCGACGCGTACGGCGGCCAGGCGATCCGGAGCACCCGGATCAACGGCAACGCCTGGCGCGGCGACTCGGGCGGCCCGCAGTTCTACAACGGCCGGCAGGTCGGTGTCGCCTCCACCGCCGACGGGTCGAGCATCCAGAACTACGGCAGCGTCGCGTACAACCGGGCCTGGATCACCTCGACGGCCGGTGTCTGA
- a CDS encoding GntR family transcriptional regulator, translated as MWATEAAQQGGLGTQRLLEVTEVSPTAEVAEALLVDADTPVVVRRRLMMFDGQPVELTDSYYPASIARGTALGEPRKIRGGAVSLLAELGYRPGRATEDVYTRQPTESQRSALGLTAGDWVLGLTRLLSTAEGVPVELSVMTMVPQGRRLRYELTVE; from the coding sequence ATGTGGGCCACCGAGGCGGCGCAGCAGGGCGGGCTCGGCACCCAGAGGCTGTTGGAGGTGACGGAGGTGTCGCCGACGGCTGAGGTGGCGGAAGCGCTGCTGGTGGATGCCGACACGCCGGTCGTCGTTCGACGGCGGCTCATGATGTTCGACGGGCAACCGGTCGAGTTGACCGACTCGTACTACCCGGCCTCGATCGCTCGCGGCACGGCCTTGGGTGAGCCCCGCAAGATCCGGGGAGGAGCGGTCAGTCTGCTCGCCGAGCTGGGCTATCGTCCCGGGCGGGCCACGGAGGACGTCTACACCCGGCAGCCCACCGAATCCCAGCGGAGCGCGCTCGGGCTGACGGCCGGAGATTGGGTGCTCGGGCTGACCCGGCTACTCAGCACCGCTGAGGGCGTGCCTGTCGAGTTGAGCGTCATGACGATGGTGCCGCAGGGCCGGCGCCTACGGTACGAATTGACCGTCGAATAG
- the purQ gene encoding phosphoribosylformylglycinamidine synthase subunit PurQ, with the protein MTARVGVVTFPGSLDDGDAARAVRIAGAEPVRLWHGDPELHGVDAVVLPGGFSYGDYLRCGAIARFAPVMETLVDAARGGLPVLGICNGFQILCEAHLLPGALTRNQHLHFRNRDQHLRVESAGTAWTNTFQPGQEILVPVKNGEGCYVADTATLDALEAEGRVVARYVGGNPNGSQRDIAAITNAAGNVVGIMPHPEHAVEALTGPSLDGLGFFTSVLKHLVGTPA; encoded by the coding sequence GTGACCGCCCGCGTCGGAGTGGTGACCTTCCCCGGCTCGCTGGACGACGGGGACGCCGCCCGTGCCGTGCGGATCGCCGGTGCGGAGCCGGTCCGGCTCTGGCACGGTGACCCGGAGCTGCACGGGGTGGACGCCGTCGTGCTCCCGGGTGGTTTCTCCTACGGCGACTACCTGCGCTGCGGGGCCATCGCCCGCTTCGCTCCGGTGATGGAGACCCTGGTCGACGCCGCCCGGGGCGGCCTGCCGGTGCTCGGCATCTGCAACGGCTTCCAGATCCTCTGCGAGGCCCACCTGCTGCCCGGCGCCCTCACCCGCAACCAGCACCTGCACTTCCGTAACCGCGACCAGCACCTGCGGGTCGAGTCGGCGGGCACCGCCTGGACGAACACCTTCCAGCCCGGCCAGGAGATCCTCGTCCCGGTCAAGAACGGCGAGGGCTGCTACGTGGCGGACACCGCCACCCTGGACGCACTGGAGGCCGAGGGCCGGGTCGTCGCCCGCTACGTCGGCGGCAACCCGAACGGCTCGCAGCGGGACATCGCCGCGATCACCAACGCCGCCGGCAACGTGGTCGGCATCATGCCCCACCCGGAGCACGCGGTCGAGGCGCTCACCGGCCCCTCCCTGGACGGCCTCGGCTTCTTCACCTCAGTGCTCAAGCACCTGGTGGGGACGCCGGCGTGA
- a CDS encoding acetyl-CoA C-acetyltransferase, with the protein MQSIRRVAVIGGNRIPFARSNSRYADASNADLLGAALDGLIARFGLAGQRVGEVVAGAVLKHAKDFNLTREVVLGSKLDPHTPAYDIQQACGTGLEAAILVANKIALGQLDVGIAGGVDTTSDAPLAINEDMRRTLLKLNSARTLGERLKIAARLRPHQPFRPELPRNAEPRTGLSMGEHAARTALRWQIDRQAQDELALRSHQRLAAAYDRGFFDDLMTPYLGLTRDQNLRPDTSPEKLGALRPVFGTRGPDAGQATMTAGNSSPLTDGASTVLLASEQWAREHQLPVLAWFSWSETAAVDFVHGDEGLLMAPAYAVPRMLDRAGLTLQDFDFYEIHEAFASQVLATLAAWESPEFGKDRLGRDAPLGAIDRDRLNVAGSSLAAGHPFAATGGRIVATLAKLLAEKGGGRGLISICAAGGQGVTAILER; encoded by the coding sequence GTGCAGAGCATCCGGCGGGTCGCGGTCATCGGCGGCAACCGCATCCCCTTCGCCCGGTCCAACTCCCGGTACGCCGACGCGTCCAACGCCGACCTGCTCGGCGCGGCGCTGGACGGGCTGATCGCCCGGTTCGGGCTGGCCGGGCAGCGGGTCGGCGAGGTGGTGGCCGGGGCGGTCCTCAAGCACGCGAAGGACTTCAACCTGACCCGGGAGGTGGTGCTCGGCTCGAAGCTCGACCCGCACACCCCCGCGTACGACATCCAGCAGGCCTGCGGCACCGGCCTGGAGGCGGCCATCCTGGTCGCCAACAAGATCGCCCTCGGGCAGCTCGACGTGGGCATCGCCGGTGGTGTCGACACCACCTCCGACGCACCGCTGGCGATCAACGAGGACATGCGCCGCACCCTGCTGAAGCTCAACAGCGCCCGGACCCTCGGCGAGCGGCTGAAGATCGCCGCCAGGCTCCGTCCGCACCAGCCGTTCCGGCCCGAGCTGCCGCGCAACGCCGAGCCCCGCACCGGGCTGTCCATGGGCGAGCACGCCGCCCGGACGGCGCTGCGCTGGCAGATCGACCGGCAGGCGCAGGACGAGTTGGCGCTGCGCTCGCACCAGCGCCTCGCCGCCGCGTACGACAGGGGGTTCTTCGACGACCTGATGACCCCCTACCTCGGGCTGACCCGGGACCAGAACCTCCGGCCCGACACCAGCCCGGAGAAGCTCGGCGCGCTCCGGCCGGTCTTCGGCACCCGGGGCCCGGACGCCGGGCAGGCCACCATGACCGCCGGCAACTCGTCCCCGCTGACCGACGGCGCGTCCACCGTGCTGCTCGCCTCCGAGCAGTGGGCGCGCGAGCACCAGTTGCCCGTGCTGGCCTGGTTCTCCTGGTCGGAGACGGCGGCGGTCGACTTCGTGCACGGCGACGAGGGGCTGCTGATGGCCCCCGCCTACGCGGTGCCCCGGATGCTGGACCGGGCCGGGTTGACCCTCCAGGACTTCGACTTCTACGAGATCCACGAGGCGTTCGCCTCCCAGGTGCTGGCCACCCTGGCCGCCTGGGAGTCGCCGGAGTTCGGCAAGGACCGGCTGGGGCGGGACGCCCCGCTGGGCGCGATCGACCGGGACCGGCTCAACGTCGCCGGCTCGTCGCTGGCCGCCGGGCACCCGTTCGCCGCCACCGGCGGCCGGATCGTGGCTACGCTGGCCAAGCTGCTCGCCGAGAAGGGCGGCGGCCGGGGGCTGATCTCGATCTGCGCGGCCGGCGGGCAGGGCGTGACCGCCATCCTGGAACGCTGA
- the purS gene encoding phosphoribosylformylglycinamidine synthase subunit PurS — protein MPRVVVDVMLKPEILDPQGQAVANALPRLGVGDVASVRIGRRIEIEFTGEPDLDRAREIADKLLANPVIEDFTVRVEADETADAHS, from the coding sequence GTGCCTCGCGTCGTCGTCGACGTCATGCTCAAGCCCGAGATCCTCGATCCTCAGGGCCAGGCCGTCGCAAACGCGCTGCCGCGGCTCGGCGTCGGTGACGTCGCCTCCGTCCGCATCGGCAGGCGGATCGAGATCGAGTTCACCGGCGAACCGGACCTGGACCGGGCCCGGGAGATCGCCGACAAGCTGCTCGCCAACCCCGTCATCGAGGACTTCACGGTCCGGGTCGAGGCCGACGAGACCGCGGACGCGCACTCGTGA
- the purB gene encoding adenylosuccinate lyase has product MTTIPNVLAHRYASPELVALWSPEEKVRMERRLWLAVLRAQRDLGVAVPDGVVEAYERVVDQVDLASIAERERVTRHDVKARIEEFSALAGHEHVHKGMTSRDLTENVEQLQVRASLELIRDRVVAALARLAWLAHEHSGLVLTGRSHNVAAQATTLGKRFASAAEELLIAYERLEDLIGRYPLRGIKGPVGTAADQLDLFDGDAEKVAELERRVAGHLGFARVLDSVGQVYPRSLDFDVLSALAQVAAAPSSLATTIRLMVGQELATEGFKPGQVGSSAMPHKMNTRSSERVNGFAVIIRGYLSMVGELAGDQWNEGDVSCSVVRRVALPDAFFAADGLFQTFLTVLDEFGAYPAVISRELERFLPFLATTRILVAAVRRGVGREAAHEVIKEHAVAVALAMREKGAPDNDLFDRLAADSRLGLTRSEIDTLVADPATFTGAAQAQVDAITRRITTVVTAHPEAATYSPPPIL; this is encoded by the coding sequence GTGACGACGATCCCGAACGTGCTCGCCCACCGGTACGCCTCACCCGAACTGGTCGCCCTCTGGTCCCCGGAGGAGAAGGTCCGGATGGAGCGGCGGCTCTGGCTCGCCGTGCTCCGCGCCCAGCGGGACCTCGGCGTGGCGGTCCCCGACGGCGTGGTCGAGGCGTACGAGCGGGTGGTCGACCAGGTCGACCTGGCGTCGATCGCCGAGCGGGAGCGGGTCACCCGGCACGACGTGAAGGCCCGGATCGAGGAGTTCAGCGCGCTCGCCGGGCACGAGCACGTGCACAAGGGGATGACCTCCCGCGACCTCACCGAGAACGTCGAGCAGCTCCAGGTGCGCGCCTCGCTGGAGCTGATCCGGGACCGGGTGGTCGCCGCGCTGGCCCGGCTGGCCTGGCTCGCCCACGAGCACTCCGGCCTGGTGCTGACCGGCCGTTCGCACAACGTCGCCGCGCAGGCCACCACGCTGGGCAAGCGCTTCGCCTCGGCGGCCGAGGAGCTGCTGATCGCGTACGAGCGGCTGGAAGACCTGATCGGCCGCTACCCGCTGCGCGGCATCAAGGGTCCAGTGGGCACCGCCGCCGACCAGCTCGACCTCTTCGACGGCGACGCGGAGAAGGTCGCCGAGCTGGAGCGTCGGGTCGCCGGTCACCTCGGGTTCGCCCGGGTGCTGGACAGCGTGGGGCAGGTCTACCCGCGCTCGCTGGACTTCGACGTGCTCTCCGCGCTCGCGCAGGTGGCCGCCGCGCCGTCGTCGCTGGCCACCACGATCCGGCTGATGGTCGGTCAGGAGCTGGCCACCGAGGGCTTCAAGCCGGGCCAGGTCGGCTCCAGCGCGATGCCGCACAAGATGAACACCCGGTCGTCGGAGCGGGTGAACGGCTTCGCGGTGATCATCCGGGGGTACCTGTCGATGGTCGGCGAGCTGGCCGGCGACCAGTGGAACGAGGGGGACGTCTCCTGCTCGGTGGTCCGCCGGGTGGCCCTGCCGGACGCCTTCTTCGCCGCCGACGGGCTGTTCCAGACCTTCCTCACCGTGCTCGACGAGTTCGGGGCGTATCCGGCGGTGATCAGCCGGGAGCTGGAGCGCTTCCTGCCCTTCCTGGCCACCACCAGGATCCTGGTGGCGGCGGTGCGCCGGGGCGTCGGCCGGGAGGCCGCCCACGAGGTGATCAAGGAGCACGCGGTCGCGGTGGCCCTTGCGATGCGGGAGAAGGGCGCTCCCGACAACGACCTGTTCGACCGGTTGGCCGCCGACTCGCGCCTCGGCCTCACCCGCAGCGAGATCGACACCCTGGTCGCCGACCCCGCCACCTTCACCGGTGCCGCCCAGGCCCAGGTGGACGCGATCACCCGCCGCATCACCACGGTCGTCACCGCCCACCCCGAAGCCGCCACCTACTCCCCACCCCCCATCCTCTGA
- the purL gene encoding phosphoribosylformylglycinamidine synthase subunit PurL — translation MTTHQDPAVRAAAGSVPAGPHAAVAPPATAGRHTGPASTTDWADGVDTVQRATATGDELQPYAELGLRDDEYDRIRHILGRRPTQAELAMYSIMWSEHCSYKSSKVHLRQFGEKAPPSDRLLAGIGENAGVVRVSDTLAVTFKVESHNHPSFVEPYQGAATGVGGIVRDILAMGARPVAVMDPLRFGAADHPDTARVLPGVVAGVGGYGNCLGLPNIGGELVFDPCYQGNPLLNALCLGVLPVDRLQKKDAAGPGNVVVLLGAKTGRDGIGGVSVLASATFDEGSEQRRPSVQVGDPFIEKLLIEACLELYDAELVVGIQDLGGAGLTCALTETAASAGTGMRVWLERVPLREPSMEPHEILASESQERMLLVVTPEKLEAVLKTAEKWGVLATAIGEVTAPSPDGRPGRLLVTWNDHVVVDVPPGSLVDDGPVYARPMREPADLILLQADRAETLPRPGNPEALRETLLRMIASPNLADKTWVTEQYDRYVLGNTVLAQPEDSGVIRIDEQSGLGVALSVDGNGRYARLDPYQGTKLALAEAYRNVAVTGAQPIAVTNCLNFGSPEDPGVMWQFAEAVRGLADGCLELGIPVTGGNVSFYNQTGAAAIHPTPVVGVLGVLDNVADRVPMGFVPRANGDHDQVYLLGDTHVELSGSEWAWVTHEHLGGMPPQVDLGRERQLAELMAAAARVGHLSSAHDLSDGGLAQSLVESSLRRGVGVRIGVPERFADGSLPFVFLFSESSGRALVTVPRGHEKAFTALCAEHGVPWELIGVTDPAGGALDVHGQFRIGLDELRAAHTATLPRLFGGPEAAQVQVEAVRTGTTTIAPATAGQPVDVPDREQPADADDPAGEVVAAAVAGAPSPTGPDAAHPVPAPEAPGPTTAHPAPAPDAGPASGGPAGADTPEAGTPDAASPDAGHGTGAPAAGSTPAAGADDTAAAGSGDGQRPTPDQR, via the coding sequence ATGACCACCCACCAGGACCCGGCCGTACGGGCCGCCGCGGGCTCCGTCCCGGCGGGGCCGCACGCGGCCGTCGCGCCGCCGGCCACCGCCGGCCGGCACACCGGTCCGGCGTCGACCACCGACTGGGCCGACGGCGTGGACACCGTGCAGCGGGCCACCGCCACCGGCGACGAGCTCCAGCCGTACGCCGAGCTGGGCCTGCGCGACGACGAGTACGACCGGATCCGGCACATCCTCGGCCGCCGCCCCACCCAGGCCGAGCTGGCCATGTACTCGATCATGTGGAGCGAGCACTGCTCCTACAAGTCCAGCAAGGTGCACCTGCGCCAGTTCGGCGAGAAGGCCCCGCCGAGCGACCGGCTGCTCGCCGGCATCGGGGAGAACGCCGGCGTGGTCCGGGTCTCCGACACGCTGGCCGTCACCTTCAAGGTCGAGTCGCACAACCACCCGAGCTTCGTCGAGCCCTACCAGGGTGCGGCGACCGGCGTCGGCGGCATCGTCCGGGACATCCTGGCGATGGGCGCCCGCCCGGTCGCGGTGATGGACCCGCTGCGGTTCGGCGCGGCCGACCACCCGGACACCGCCCGGGTGCTGCCCGGGGTGGTGGCCGGTGTCGGCGGCTACGGCAACTGCCTCGGCCTGCCCAACATCGGCGGCGAGCTGGTCTTCGACCCGTGCTACCAGGGCAACCCGCTGCTCAACGCGCTCTGCCTCGGGGTGCTGCCGGTCGACCGGTTGCAGAAGAAGGACGCCGCCGGCCCCGGCAACGTCGTGGTGCTGCTCGGCGCGAAGACCGGCCGGGACGGCATCGGCGGCGTGTCGGTGCTGGCCAGCGCCACCTTCGACGAGGGCAGCGAGCAGCGCCGCCCGTCGGTGCAGGTCGGTGACCCGTTCATCGAGAAGCTGCTGATCGAGGCCTGCCTGGAGCTGTACGACGCCGAGCTGGTCGTCGGCATCCAGGACCTCGGCGGCGCGGGCCTGACCTGCGCGCTCACCGAGACCGCCGCGTCCGCCGGCACCGGGATGCGGGTCTGGTTGGAGCGGGTTCCGCTGCGCGAGCCGTCGATGGAGCCGCACGAGATCCTGGCCAGCGAGTCCCAGGAGCGGATGCTGCTGGTGGTGACCCCGGAGAAGCTGGAGGCGGTGCTCAAGACCGCCGAGAAGTGGGGGGTGCTGGCCACCGCGATCGGCGAGGTCACCGCGCCGTCGCCCGACGGGCGGCCGGGCCGGCTGCTGGTCACCTGGAACGACCACGTGGTGGTCGACGTGCCGCCGGGGTCGCTGGTCGACGACGGTCCGGTCTACGCGCGCCCGATGCGGGAGCCGGCCGACCTGATCCTGCTCCAGGCCGACCGGGCCGAGACGCTGCCCCGGCCGGGTAACCCGGAGGCGCTGCGGGAGACCCTGCTCCGCATGATCGCCTCGCCCAACCTCGCCGACAAGACCTGGGTCACCGAGCAGTACGACCGCTACGTGCTCGGCAACACCGTGCTCGCCCAGCCGGAGGACTCCGGCGTGATCCGGATCGACGAGCAGAGCGGCCTGGGGGTCGCCCTCTCCGTCGACGGCAACGGCCGGTACGCCCGCCTCGACCCGTACCAGGGGACGAAGCTGGCGCTCGCCGAGGCGTACCGGAACGTGGCGGTGACCGGCGCGCAGCCGATCGCCGTGACCAACTGCCTCAACTTCGGCTCGCCGGAGGACCCGGGCGTGATGTGGCAGTTCGCCGAGGCCGTCCGTGGCCTGGCGGACGGCTGCCTCGAACTGGGCATCCCGGTGACCGGCGGCAACGTCAGCTTCTACAACCAGACCGGTGCCGCCGCGATCCACCCCACCCCGGTGGTCGGCGTGCTGGGTGTGCTGGACAACGTCGCCGACCGGGTGCCGATGGGCTTCGTCCCGCGGGCCAACGGCGACCACGACCAGGTCTACCTGCTCGGCGACACGCACGTCGAGCTGTCCGGCTCCGAGTGGGCCTGGGTGACGCACGAGCACCTCGGCGGCATGCCGCCCCAGGTCGACCTGGGCCGGGAACGCCAGCTCGCCGAGCTGATGGCGGCGGCGGCCCGGGTGGGTCACCTCAGCTCCGCCCACGACCTGTCCGACGGTGGCCTGGCGCAGAGCCTGGTGGAGTCCAGCCTGCGCCGGGGCGTCGGGGTCCGGATCGGGGTGCCGGAGCGGTTCGCCGACGGTTCGTTGCCGTTCGTCTTCCTGTTCAGCGAGTCGTCCGGCCGGGCGCTGGTGACCGTGCCGCGCGGGCACGAGAAGGCGTTCACCGCGCTCTGCGCCGAGCACGGCGTGCCGTGGGAGCTGATCGGGGTGACCGATCCGGCGGGCGGTGCCCTGGACGTGCACGGCCAGTTCCGGATCGGGCTGGACGAGCTGCGGGCCGCGCACACCGCGACCCTGCCCCGGCTCTTCGGCGGCCCGGAGGCGGCCCAGGTGCAGGTGGAGGCGGTCCGGACCGGCACCACCACGATCGCGCCGGCCACCGCCGGGCAGCCGGTGGACGTACCCGACCGGGAGCAGCCGGCGGACGCGGACGACCCGGCCGGCGAGGTGGTGGCCGCTGCGGTGGCGGGTGCCCCGTCGCCCACCGGCCCGGACGCCGCACACCCCGTGCCGGCACCGGAGGCCCCCGGGCCGACGACCGCACACCCCGCGCCGGCACCGGACGCCGGACCGGCGTCGGGCGGCCCGGCCGGGGCGGACACCCCCGAAGCGGGTACGCCGGACGCCGCGTCGCCGGACGCCGGGCACGGCACCGGTGCGCCTGCGGCCGGGTCGACCCCGGCGGCCGGTGCGGACGACACTGCGGCGGCCGGGTCCGGCGACGGACAGCGTCCGACGCCCGACCAGCGCTGA
- a CDS encoding GntR family transcriptional regulator — translation MASTGDDRPRHEQIAADLRARIMSGDLPAGSQLPSIPTLTTRYAAATATVQRALAALKAEGSVRSEMGRGVYVRDRQALVMEASAYLAPQPNGVSYRLLAVEEVEPSPEVARLLALGSDDTVVLRQRLMLHGGEPTELCWSYYPASMARGTELAERRKISGGAARVLADLGHPEYEVVDHVSARMPTSEEVERLALPPYVPVLRQLRVVLTATKQPVEVSVLIKGSHLHELRYGFRI, via the coding sequence ATGGCCAGCACAGGCGACGACCGTCCTCGGCATGAGCAGATCGCGGCCGACCTGCGGGCCCGCATCATGTCTGGCGATCTGCCTGCCGGCTCTCAACTGCCGTCGATCCCTACCTTGACGACGCGGTATGCCGCTGCCACGGCAACTGTTCAACGGGCGCTTGCCGCATTGAAGGCGGAGGGATCGGTGCGCAGTGAGATGGGCAGAGGTGTCTACGTCCGCGACCGCCAGGCCCTTGTCATGGAGGCTTCGGCTTATCTCGCGCCGCAGCCGAACGGGGTCAGCTATCGCCTGCTCGCCGTCGAGGAGGTGGAGCCCTCCCCGGAGGTGGCGCGGCTACTGGCTCTGGGCAGCGACGACACGGTGGTGCTCCGACAGCGGCTGATGCTGCACGGCGGGGAGCCGACGGAGTTGTGCTGGTCGTACTATCCGGCCTCGATGGCTCGGGGCACCGAACTCGCCGAACGCCGCAAGATCAGCGGTGGAGCCGCCCGGGTCCTGGCGGACCTCGGCCATCCGGAGTACGAGGTGGTCGATCACGTGTCGGCCCGGATGCCGACCTCCGAGGAGGTGGAGAGGCTGGCGCTGCCGCCGTACGTGCCTGTGCTGCGCCAGCTGCGGGTGGTTCTCACCGCGACGAAACAGCCTGTCGAGGTGTCGGTGCTGATCAAGGGCAGTCATCTGCACGAGCTTCGTTACGGGTTCCGTATCTGA